CTATGAAAGAAGCTCAAAACTCTCAAACCGAAGTAGTCACACAAACTACTGGTCAGCAGTCCTATGTAGGTATGTGGGTGACCAAGGACGGCTATATCCGCCACGAACTTCTACCCAATGGGCGTTACGACGAAGCACGCGGTCAGAAGCAAAGTGCCTATCAGGGTAGCTACACCCTCACCGGCAACC
This DNA window, taken from Pleurocapsa sp. FMAR1, encodes the following:
- a CDS encoding Atu4866 domain-containing protein, which translates into the protein MKEAQNSQTEVVTQTTGQQSYVGMWVTKDGYIRHELLPNGRYDEARGQKQSAYQGSYTLTGNHIDYVDDTGFTADGEFRDGVLYHGGMILYREENK